CGTGGCAATAAAGCCACCATTTGGTAAGGTATCAGCAGGTAGGCCCAAGTTATTGGCAATAGCCAGTGGTAATTGTTGGCCAAAACCAATGACAGCAGCGGTAATGATAATGGCAAATGAGCCGCATAAGGCTACGGTCAGCTCTAATATGGCAAAGCCGGTAAAGGCGCATTTTATTTTACGGGCGGCGAATGCCCCAACTCCCATAGAAACAATCATTAAGCCAATCATGGTGTAAATGGCGGCTTCTAAGGCGCCTAAAATACGCCCAGCGTAATGAGAGAGTAAGTACTCATATATCAGACCGCAGCCAGCTAGTAGCGCCATAATGCCAAGTAACAAGGCATCATCAAACCAAGCGAGCCTTTTTTGTGCAGGATGAGAGGAGGCTTCAGTACTTTGCTTGAAGCCCCCTTTTACAGGCTGAGTTGGATCAGCTTCAAGCAAAGTGTCAGACATAAGGTTACGCCATTAACGCCGTTAAAATAAGGGCGACGGCAATGCTTATGGCCATTTCAACCGCAGCAATACCAATGTTATGTTGCAGTTCAACTTCTTGAGCTAAGTTAATGCCTGCTAGTACTAGCTTTTTAACGATGGCAATCACTATGGTCATTAGGACTAACATGATAATCGAGAATACTAACCAGCCAATAATATTGCTGACATAAGCGGTTGGAATGTAGTGAATAAAGTGGCTTGCGGCATTAAAGCTTAATGCCATGGCAATCATATAACCACTGTGGCGCAGGGCTAATGCTGTTTGCCCTTGTTTTAAGGCTTCTTGCATTGAGGCATTTTGATTACGCTTGGCGTAGCGGTTTTCACGAAAACGAGTTAACAGTACTAAAATTAACTGCGAGACAATAAAGGCACTGAAAATAGCAATAAAGGTATCAATAGTTATATCTTCAGCCCACATGAGTACGGCGCGAATAATAATTGCAGTGGCAATCGCAGCAGCGGCATCAACTACGGCAACCGAAATATTGCCCTTTAAAATTTCATCATTTTTAGCAAATTCATTTAAAGCCACTTTGTCATGTAAAAAGCGTCCAAGCTTAATGAGCACTAAGCCAAAAATACCATATGCACTCATGCCAATCGCTTCGGTAACATAAGAGCTGGCAGCTTCACCTGTGATAGCGCCTGTGAGCACTATACCTAACGCGGCTACGGCACCTGCGGTACTTATCCCAAAGGCAAAGTTATCACGTTCAGCGAGCTCTTTACTGCTGTTGACATTGACGGTCCATCCTTGCAGATAACGCATTAAGGCTAGTAGGACAATTGCGATAGCCAAGTCAATGGCAAGAATAATTAAAAGTGGCTGGGTAATGCCATATTGTTCAAGAAATGTCATGGTTAATCCTACCTATTTACTTGCCGCGACTAATACCGCGAGTGGTGCGGCTAGTTGAATTACGGAAACTGCTAGTTTTAGAGTAATTTGAGCGAAATTTGCTACTGCTGGCCGTACGCGTTGTGGTACTTGCCTTGGGCGCGCTGGTACTTTGGCGCGATAGACTGGTTGAGCCTGTGCGGGTTTTGGCATACGGGCTGTTGAATCGTTTGCCTTGTGAGTCAAAACGCTTTTT
This Shewanella aestuarii DNA region includes the following protein-coding sequences:
- a CDS encoding DUF350 domain-containing protein; the protein is MTFLEQYGITQPLLIILAIDLAIAIVLLALMRYLQGWTVNVNSSKELAERDNFAFGISTAGAVAALGIVLTGAITGEAASSYVTEAIGMSAYGIFGLVLIKLGRFLHDKVALNEFAKNDEILKGNISVAVVDAAAAIATAIIIRAVLMWAEDITIDTFIAIFSAFIVSQLILVLLTRFRENRYAKRNQNASMQEALKQGQTALALRHSGYMIAMALSFNAASHFIHYIPTAYVSNIIGWLVFSIIMLVLMTIVIAIVKKLVLAGINLAQEVELQHNIGIAAVEMAISIAVALILTALMA